The Anaerotignum faecicola region TTCCAATTTTTTAGTCCGGAGTTCGCCTGCTGCTCCCTCCGGACACGACTTCCTTAATCAGGCATCGGTGTGGTATCTACTTTTCCGCTCATAATTGAGTAATAAACCGGAAGCATCAGGAGCGAAAGGACAGTGGAAGCCGTCAGGCCGCCGACATTGACAAGGGCAAGCCCCTGCATCAGTTCTCCATTGCTGCCGTATCCAATCGCCAGCGGAATCATGGACACGATGGTCGTCAGGGTAGTCATGAGGATGGGACGTAATCTCGTCGCTCCGGCCTCAATCATTGCCGTCCTCTTATCCATCGTGGAACGGTACTGGTTGACGGTATCGACATAAAGGATACCGGCATTGACAACCGTACCAATCAGCATTAAGAATCCCAGTAAAGACGGCATTGAAATTTCC contains the following coding sequences:
- a CDS encoding efflux RND transporter permease subunit; translation: EISMPSLLGFLMLIGTVVNAGILYVDTVNQYRSTMDKRTAMIEAGATRLRPILMTTLTTIVSMIPLAIGYGSNGELMQGLALVNVGGLTASTVLSLLMLPVYYSIMSGKVDTTPMPD